The Pseudomonas fulva 12-X sequence CTGGGTTTCGCCGTCGAGCCGATGCGCATCGAGGACGTGGACAACTTCTGGGCAAGCCACGGCAATGAAGAGGGGCCGGTGCTATGCTTCGCCGGCCATACCGACGTGGTGCCGACCGGCCCGGTACAGGCCTGGCAGCACGGCCCGTTCGACGCCCTGATCGACGAGCAGGGCATGCTCTGCGGCCGCGGCGCCGCGGACATGAAGGGCAGCCTGGCGTCGATGATCATCGCCGTCGAGCGCTTCGTCGCCGAGTACCCGAACCACAAGGGGCGCATCGCCTTCCTGATCACCAGCGACGAAGAAGGCCCGGCCCACCACGGCACCAAGGCCGTGGTCGAACGCCTGGCCGCGCGCAACGAGCGGCTGGACTGGTGCATCGTCGGCGAGCCGTCGAGCACCACTCTGGTTGGCGACGTGGTGAAGAACGGTCGCCGCGGCTCACTCGGCGCGACCCTGACCGTGCGCGGCGTCCAGGGTCACGTGGCCTACCCGCACCTGGCGAAGAACCCGATCCACCTGGCCGCGCCCGCCCTCGCCGAGCTGGCGGCCGAGCATTGGGACGACGGCAACGCCTTCTTCCCGCCGACCAGCTTCCAGGTCTCCAACCTCAATTCGGGTACCGGCGCCACCAACGTGATTCCCGGCGAGCTGACGGCGATCTTCAACTTCCGCTTCTCCACCGAATCGACGGTCGAAGGCCTGCAACAGCGGGTCAATGCCATCTTCGACAAGCACGGCCTGGACTACCACATCGACTGGGCGCTGTCGGGCCTGCCGTTTCTCACCGAACCGGGCGCGCTGCTCGATGCGGTGAGCGCCAGCATCCGCAGCGTGACCGGCCGCGAAACCACGCCAAGCACCAGCGGCGGCACCTCGGACGGGCGATTTATCGCCACCCTCGGCACCCAGGTGGTCGAGCTCGGGCCGGTCAACGCGACCATTCACCAGGTAAACGAACGCGTGCTGGCCAGCGATCTCGATGTACTTACCGAGATCTACTACCAGACCCTGGTCAAGCTGCTCGCCTGATGCTCGCCTGCCCGATCTGCCAGGCACCACTGGCCGCCGTCGACAATGGCGTGGTCTGCCCCGCCAACCATCGCTTCGACCGCGCACGCCAGGGCTACCTGAACCTGCTGCCGGTGCAGCACAAGAACAGCCGCGACCCGGGCGACAACGCCGCCATGGTCGAGGCGCGCCGTCGCTTTCTCGATGGCGGCCATTACGCACCGCTAGCCGCCCGACTGGCGCA is a genomic window containing:
- the dapE gene encoding succinyl-diaminopimelate desuccinylase gives rise to the protein MTALSPTLELACDLIRRPSVTPLDEGCQELMMRRLAALGFAVEPMRIEDVDNFWASHGNEEGPVLCFAGHTDVVPTGPVQAWQHGPFDALIDEQGMLCGRGAADMKGSLASMIIAVERFVAEYPNHKGRIAFLITSDEEGPAHHGTKAVVERLAARNERLDWCIVGEPSSTTLVGDVVKNGRRGSLGATLTVRGVQGHVAYPHLAKNPIHLAAPALAELAAEHWDDGNAFFPPTSFQVSNLNSGTGATNVIPGELTAIFNFRFSTESTVEGLQQRVNAIFDKHGLDYHIDWALSGLPFLTEPGALLDAVSASIRSVTGRETTPSTSGGTSDGRFIATLGTQVVELGPVNATIHQVNERVLASDLDVLTEIYYQTLVKLLA